CGACAGCGGACCTTGCGGCGACTTCACGGAAAGGAATTCCGCGGCCACGCCCAGGGCGGCCAGCACGGCGATGCGGTCATTGCCCTTGACCTTGCCCGCGTCGCGGATGGCTTTCATTTTGCTATCGAGATAGATCGCCGCTTCGCGCAGCGCGCGCTCTTCGCCGTCGCGGCACACCATGCTGTAGGACTGGCCCATGATATTGACATCGACACGCGGCATTACGCTTCCTTCTCGTTCTCGGCAAGATAGGCGCCTGCCTCCGAAGCGGCTTGCTCCAGGCCGGCTTGCACCAGTTCGGGAATTTTTTCCAGCAACGCTTCCACCCGCTCCTGCGCCTCGCGCATGCGTTGCACATACAGGGCGTTCTCGGCGGCCAGCGCGGCATTGTCCTTGCGCAGTTGCGCGTTTTCACGGCGCAGCGCATGGGTCATTTCGGCCAGCAGGCCTATTTTGTCGGATAATTCGTTGAATTCGGAAATCATCCCGCCACTATAGGGCGGACGCTCCATGGGCGTCAATCGAATCACGCCGCTGTCACACATATTTACATCAATGCAGGTCAGTTGCCGTGAAATACACGCTTTTTCCGGCGCGTTTCGCCAACTGCACGCATCCGCCGGCGCCGCGATGCCAGCGTTTTACTCGTCGACGTAATCGGGTTCGATATCGAGACCGCCATAGCGGTTTTCGCACGAGCGGCGCGTCAATTCCTGCTTGCCGCTCTTGCCATCAAGCACCATCGT
This window of the Janthinobacterium agaricidamnosum genome carries:
- a CDS encoding cell division protein ZapA, which produces MPRVDVNIMGQSYSMVCRDGEERALREAAIYLDSKMKAIRDAGKVKGNDRIAVLAALGVAAEFLSVKSPQGPLSELTILEVKQKISAMHTVLDSALTPQENLF
- a CDS encoding DUF904 domain-containing protein; amino-acid sequence: MISEFNELSDKIGLLAEMTHALRRENAQLRKDNAALAAENALYVQRMREAQERVEALLEKIPELVQAGLEQAASEAGAYLAENEKEA